The Desulfatiglans anilini DSM 4660 genome includes the window GGAGTGACCGTCAACGGCGGCCCGATCAATTCCCTGGCTCCGGGTGAAACCGACACCATGACTTTTACGGGATCCTACACCCTGACCCAGAATGACATCGACGCCGGGGAATTTAAAAACACCGCAACGGCATTTGGCACGCCGCCAAGCGGCCCAAATGTCAGCGACGATGACGATGACACGCAACCCATGACAACCAGCCCGGCGCTTGATCTCGTCAAGACGGCCGACCCCATGGAATATGGATCTATTGACCAAGTAATCACCTATACCTTTGAAGTCACCAACATCGGCAACGTCACCATCAAGGGACCCATCACCATCAACGACGACAAGGCCACCGACGAGTCCTGCCCCGCCGGCGACCTGCCTCCGGGCGGCTCCATCACCTGCTTGGCGACCTACACCATCACCCAGAATGATCTCGATTTCGGGTCCGTCACCAACACAGCGACCGCCTCAGGTCAGTACGACGAGCAAACCATCATCTCCAACGAGGACACGGTGACCATCGTCGCCGCGATAGGAGTGTGCTGCCTGCCTGACGGACAGTGCGTCATTCTCACCGAACAGGAGTGCACTCAACAGGACGGGATTTTTGACGGCACGCTTCGGTCATGCGTAGGTGTAGACTGCTTCATTGCGCAGGGGCTGGGGGCCTGCTGCCTGCCTGACGGGACTTGCGTCGACAGACTTCACGAGGCCGAGTGCATCGATCGCGGCGGGGATTTCATGGGCGTTGGCGTCGAATGCACACCGGGGCTCTGCCACCGGCCCGCCTTGCCCGTGCCGACGATTTCGCCCTGGGGGCTCATGCTGTTGTCCATGCTGACGGGAGGACTCGCGGTTCTGGCCCTGCGCCGCAAATCGAGAAAGAGCTGAAGCATTTCCTGCTGAATGTCGTTCAAGAGCCGATGAGGCCTTCGGGTCTCATCGGCTCTTTCCCCGCCCGCCCCGGCGGCTGCATGAATGATGCACCGGGACCAAACCCTCTGTGTGCGGCGTCCTGCCTGACGCAAATGTCCTTTCATACAAAAAAGACAACGACTGCTGCTGCTCTTCGAGCAGCAGTTCCATCCACATTTAAACCGTTTGAACCCTGAAAAAAGAGTCGTTCCCATTCAAGGCTTTTCTAAAGAAATCAAGTGTGAATGTTTTACGACAAACAATGCATGCTCGATTCATTCTATATTTTCCTTGACTTAAAATGAGGCGCCCCCGGCCGCATTTATCGCGGCTGCGGCCAGCAGAGGGGCCGAGCGGGAGGAAAACGCCGCCGAACCATCCGTTCGGAAAGGGTTTTCACACTGGCGGATTTACACGAAAAGGCAGGAAATATCCCCAAACATCAGTCGACGGCAGAAATGTCGAATTTGCGGAGCTTGCGATAGAGCGTCGCCTCGCCGATCTGCAGCAGTTTGGCCGCTTTTCGGCGGTTGTACATGGTCTTTTCGAGGGCATTCTCGATCGCCGCCCTTTCATAGTCGCTGTACGTGTCCCCCATGACCTGCTCACGGTGATTCCCGTCGTTCGCATCCGATCCTGCGCCGGTCAAATCCAGATCTACAGACCGGATCTCCGCATGCCTGCCGAGGGCAACGGCGCGCCGGATGACATTCTCCAACTCCCGTACATTCCCGCGCCATTCCTCCCGCGCGAGAAGATCGAGGGCATCTTTCGAGATGGACTTGACAGGAGAGCGGGCTGTCTTGAAGCGTTCCAGGAAGTAATCAGCCAGCAGCGGGATGTCGTCACGCCGCTCCCGGAGGGGCGGAACATGCATATTCACAACATTGAGGCGGTAGAGGAGGTCATCACGGAAACGGCCGAGGGCCGCCTCTTCGCTCAAGTCCCGGTTCGTCGCGGCGATGATCCTGACATCCACTTGATAACTGCAGCTGCTCCCGATCGGACGGACCTGACGCTCCTGGATCGTGCGCAGGAGCTTCGACTGCAGATTCAAGGCGAGTTCCCCGATTTCGTCCATGAAGAGCGACCCCCCTTCGGCGGATCGAATCAGCCCTTCGGAGCTCTTGTGGGCGCCCGTGAAGGCCCCTTTGACGTGGCCGAAGAGTTCGCTTTCGATGACGGTCTGCCCGATGGCTGCGCAGTCGACGGGGACGAAGACCTCGCCGGCCCGTTGGCTGTGATGATGAATTGCCTTCGCCACGAGTTCCTTGCCCGTGCCGGTCTCGCCCTCGATGAGCACGGTGGCGTCGGTCGGCCCTACGCGGGCGATGAGGTCTTTCAACCTCAGCATGGGAACGGACCGGCCCACCAGGGGAGCGAAATCGAAGCGGGGAGAGGCCTCAGATTCCAGGCTGCGGCGCTCCTCTTCGGTGGCTGCACACTCGGCGATGTTCGCTATACGCTCGAGCAGCTGGTTCGGAGTGAAGGGCTTCTGCACAAAATCGACAGCGCCGGCCTGCACCGCCTCCACGGCCTCCTTGACGCCGCCTATCCCCGTTAAAATGATGACAGCAGTCTCCGGATGCAGCATCCGGATCTTCTTGAGAAGCGTGATCCCGTCCGTGTCCGGCAGGCCCAGGTCGACGAGCGCCGCATCGAACTTGTGGGAAGCCAGCATCCTCAAGGCCTTCCGCCCCGTTTCGCAGGTCATTACGTCGTAAGGTTGGGAGCTGAAGATCTCCTTCAGAAGCATCAGCACAACCCGGTCGTCATCGACGACCAGCAGGGAAAATCTGGAGGGTTTCTCGCTGGTTGAACTGTTCATATCACCTGTCCCCAAACAGAGATTCGCTCCAAAGACCCTGAGGACCCACCCGGAGTCCGAGAACGAACGGGCAGGCGCAGGACACTGCCGGACCCTTCCCCTGAGGCAGGAGGGACGCCGAGCCTCGGAACGAGCAGCATTCTGAATTGAGTCGGATATCGGTACGTGGATGCACAGCGGCTCTTGACGGCATCAGCATCGGGGTCACCCCCTGCCGGGGGGGTAACCTGCCAAAAGCGCTGTTCAATATTTGAACCACTTATAATACAAAACGTTGATTTTGTCAAGAGAGTTGGGAAAGATTCGCTCGAAACAAGCCGCATCCGGCATCTGGGCAATGCCATCTTTCCGCACATGTTCCTGGGTGCGCCTGCTCCCTGCGGGAAAAATCTCCAGCCCAACGAATCTCCGGTCCGGAATTGGCCGCAACCCCGTTCGGTCATTTTGAAAACGGTTGACAAGAAGCCGTTCAAAAGATAGGGTTTCCACTACTCATAATAATTTTCCAGAGATTGAGGCCGCTCCAACCGACGCGGCTCGGATCGATGTTGTGTGCTGTGGCTGCTGCACCCGCTCCGATGGACGATGGATAAGGAATCACTCCGAACCCTCGTGATCCTAGATCAGACTCCATCGCTCGATCCGCCCTCTCCCTTGCCGACACCAAAGCGGGGCCGGCCGTTTTCCTAGAGTCGCTTTTCAGCTTGAACCAAAACACCGTGCAAATTGAGGCAGTTCCGAGTGTAAAACGCTGTTCTCAGCGCTCGAACCGACGCAGGGGGTGATCCCGGAGCGGCACCGAACCCCACGGACCAGGCGGCCGGCTCCGCCTCCCGGAAGGCAGGCGGGTGTTTTTAACCCGGGAAGGCAGGATCTGCCTGCGGGCGGGACAGATAAGGCAGTCTGGCGGGTGGCAAAACGGTTTGAACCTTTTAGGACATGGAGGTGCATGTGAGAAAGCTGATTCTTTCGTTCCTGTGCGGGGCGGTTCTGCTGTTCAGCGGGTCCGCTTTCGCCGCCGTTCCGGTTCAAGACATCTATTTGACCGGTTCCAGAACCACCCCGGAAGCGTCTGGGGTGAATGCGACCGGAGGCTACATCGAAGAAAACGGAGGGTTCAAGATCGCCTGGGAGATCTGGTTCGACGGGTCCTACTGGAACTATCAGTACACCCTGACCGACAAGGACGGGTCGACCATCCACCCGGACGTGAGCCACTGGATCGTGGAGATCAGCCCCGAGATCCCCCTCGATGAAATCACCGATTTCATCTTCAACGCCAACGCCACCATACAAACCCCGGGAAAGGGTGTTTGGGGCGCCGATCCAAACTTCCCGAACACCACCCAAGCGGGCGAGAACTCAGGCAATCCGAACCTGGGGACCGACCTGATCGGCGTCAAGCTCGACACCGGTTCCCAGGCAGTCGGCGGGGTCTACTTCTTCCAGAGCGTCGAACCTCCGGTCTGGGGCGACTTCTACATAAAGTGAGGGGGGAACCCTGTTTCCACGGCGTGGAACACCGGCATCGGCACAGACCCCGACACGAACACCGAGAATTTCATCGATTGGATCCCCACCCCCGACAGCGCCCTGATCATCGACCTCGAGCCGCCTACAGCCGTCAACACGGTGGGAGAAACGCACGAGGTCATAGCCACCCTCACCGACAAGGACGGGATGGCTCAAAACGGGACCGTGATCTTCTTCACCGTCATTTCAGGGCCGAACGAGGGCCTGAACGGGACGAACTCGACCAATTCTACCGGGCAGGCGGTCTTTTCCTACACCGGTTCGACGAACGGAACGGACACGATCCAGGCCTGCTATGAAAACTCCGCCGAGCAGAGGATCTGCTCCCAAACCGTGACCAAGGTATGGAATCCGTTGATTATCGACCCGCAGCCACCCCACATCGACCTTACCCCTCCCTATGATTTGAATCTTGTCGGCCAGGAGCACAACGCCACCGCAGCCATCACGAACGTCAGCGAGGACCTGCCCGTCACGATCACCGTCATCAGCGGCCCCAACCAGGGCATCTCGACAAACGCGACGATGAACACGAACGGAACCCTCTCGCTCGTTTACAACGGGACGGCGGGCATCGGCGTCGATCGCATTCAGGCGTGCCTGGTTTTTGAGGGGCAGGAGATCTGCTCCGACATCGTAGAAAAGGAATGGACCATCGAGGTCATCGAACTGGATCCGCTCCTGGATACCAACCCCGTTGAAACCGACCACACGGTCACAGCAACCATCAAAAATCTCAAGAATGGCGATCCCATTCCGGATGTTCTGGTCTCTTTCGAGGTCAAGGCCGGCCCGAACGCAGGCCAAACCGGGCAAAACGCGACGAACGGGACGGGCCAGGCGAGTTTTACCTACACAAGTAATGGCGACACGGGGACGGATGCCATCCGGGCCTGCTTCACCAACGCCGCCCAGCAGCAGGTCTGCACCGATTACGGCGACACCTTCGACAAAGACGCCATCAAGCATTGGGAGGACGATGGCCCGGTCTGCCCGGCTATCAAACCGAACCCCGCGTTCCTGCCTGACGGCCGCATCGGAGAACCCTACAGCCAGACCATCACCGGGTTCGGGGGCTCCGCGCCCTATACGTTCGAAGTCACGGCGGGCGAACTGCCCGAGGAACTGAGCCTCGATCCCGATACAGGCCTTCTTTCCGGCACCCCCATCGAATCAGGGGTCTTCACCTTCACCATCACAGCCACCGACGACAATGATTGCACGGGCGAAAGAGAATACACCCTGACCATCTGCCCGGGCATCGTTCTCTCCCCTGACACGAAGACGCTGCCCAACGGCCACGTCGGTGTCTTCTACTCGCAATGGATCACCGCCAGCGCCGGCAGCGGCGCTTCGCAAGGGCTCGGCTCCAACGGCGGGCAAGGCCCCTATCTTTACGCTCTGACCGCCGGGAGCCTGCCGGACGGCCTCTCTCCCGAGCAGGGACCGGGCGGGCTGCGGATTTCGGGATGGCCTACGACAACCGGGACATGGCATTTTACCATCACGGCCACCGACAGCGCCTTCCCGAGCTGTTCCGCATCGCAGGACTATGCCATCTCCATCGGAGAGGCCCCCGCGCAAGTCCCCGTGCCCGCCCTTTCGGACTGGGGGGTCCTCATGGCTGTCCTCCTGCTGCCCCTGGCGGGATACCTGGCCTTGAAACGCCGCTCAAACCGGCAAAACAAAACGTCTTCACTGTAGGGATTCGAAGCACAATCCCCTTTGAACGATCCACCGAGAAGTCCGGGTTCGAACCCCCGCCCGGGCTTCCTCGCTCTATGAACGACGCCACATCCTGGAATGGCCTTGTTCGTCGATCCCGGCGTCAAGCTGCGCATCTGCCTGCGAGGTGGCCTGCAGGTCGCCGCACGGGCAATCGCTTGATCTTCCTTCGATCTGAAAAAGCCGTGACCCGCCGCCGTGTGGTGGAACGGACCATCCGAAGCGTGCCGGGTTGCACCGGGAAATCATTTCCATATCATCTTGCCGTCCTTCGATTTGAAACGAATGATAATGTAACAGCCGGTCAAGCCCTTGCGGAGAGCTACTTCACATAATTTATCTTGACAAATATCTTTTGAGGTGTTAGCAGCAAACAAATTTCAGCTTAGCCTTGGAGGAGCTGTGCAAATGAAAGATGTGGTGTCTTGTTTTGTCGTTGCAGTGTTCTGTTTTTTGCTCCTCGACAGTATGGCCTGGGGGGCCTATCTTCAGGAAGTCAATAAGAATTTAGTTCAAATTCCTGATGAAACGAATGAAGAGATTAAAAAACAAGGTACTTGTGAAGCTGACGGATTTGCTCAGGCCAGATCAGAAGTTGAAGATGATTTTGCTGAGGTTAATGCCATAAGTTGGGCGACGGTCAGTGGTGATGAAACATGCACTGCCATTTCTTATTCTTCTTCCGTTGCGATAGCTGAACTCGAACTGATCGTACAACCGGATCAAAATGATGAAATCGGTGATTGCATACTAATATCTTATGCAAGTGCTTATAACTTAACAGCAGACACAAACGGAACCGGATATGATGCCAAAGCCTTCGTTGGCGGTGGCGATGATTTTCGCACGCCTGTTCAGATCGTTCTGGATGAGGGCAACCGCTCCTGCGCAGTGCTTCAATATGGGCCCAAGACCGTTAAATACGGCCACGATGAAAACTTTTATTCAGGCAGCTTCATTGCAAGAATCGGGGACAAGATTGTTCTGAAAATTGCGACTCGATCCCTTGCCGAGGGGTCCGGTGTGGGCAGCGCCTTCTCAATGGCACTCGGAGCTTCGATTTCGATCAAAACCGAAGATTTAGGGCCGTGCGACGCGCCCAGTCCTTGCGAACCGGCCGTTCCCAAGCCGGTTCCGGCTATGGGCTGGTATGGGTCCGGGATTCTCGTGATTCTGCTGAGCGCTGCTGCCGTACTTTTCATGAGACGCAGAAGACTTCATCGGTAACGGAGCGCGTTCAGGCCCTATTTTAGGAGGGCTTTGCAGGTCGGGCAGAAGGAGAGCGGCAGACGGTCGAGGGCTTCGAGGTCCATCGAAAAGTGCATCAGGCACTGGTCGTCAAAGCAGTGAACGAGGTCGAAGAGGTGCGCGGCCTCGTGGAGGGCGACCTTGAGGAGGCGGTCGAGGATCTGCGGACCGGGCGGCCTTTCCGGATGGAGGTCCTGGCCCAGCCGGTAGAGCGAAACGAGGGCGCAGGGGCCGCCTTCGCGCGCCTCCCCGAAGACGTGGGTGAAGACCGGGACGAAGAGATCCACGTTGAGGACGGCCACGATCTTGGTGCAGCCCGGCACAGGCATGGCCTCGAGGGTCCTGAGGATCGTGGCCGCGTTGTACTGCATGCGGTTGCGGTCGAAGGCGTAGTCCGGTTCGGCCAGGGGCGCGAGGACGGCCGCCTCGAGGCCGAGGACGCTCCTCACATGCGCAGCGACGGCGCTGCACGCCGTCTCCGGCACCTTCCCGATCGGCAACACTCCAATCGATCCGTTCACGGCCTTCGTTTCAGTCCCTGGAGTTCGATCATCTCGCCCGCAGTTCCCGCCGCTGTAAGATTGTCGAGATCATCACGATGAAAAGAAACCACAGAGATGCTCGAAAGGAACCTGGCGGGGCGGGCTCTCCCGTCATTCGGAGCGCTTCAGGCCGCGGCGCTTGATCATCCTGTGCGCACTTCCCACGGCGGCACCCCGTTTTCATCGACATTTTCAAGAGAAAGCCGAAACACGATCCAACGGCAACAGGGGGGCTCGACCCTCTGTCACTCGGGGCGTTTCAGGCCGTAGCGCTTGATCATCTTGTGCAGGGTGACGCGGTTGATCCCGAGGGCCTGCGCGGCGTGGGAGATGTTCCAGTCCTCCTCTTGGAGGATCTCCTCGACATGCCGCTTTTCCATCTCGCGGAGGTCCCTGGGGCGGTCCGGGCGCAAGCGGGCTCCGCCGAGGAAGGCAAAATCCTGCGCGTCCAGGGTGCGCGATTTCGAGAGCACGACGGCCCGCTCGATGGCGTTTTCGAGCTCCCGGACGTTGCCGGGCCAGGGGTACTGCTTCAAACACTCGAGGGCCTCGTTCGTCACGTGGTCCACCTGCTTGGTGGTCTCGTGGCTGTACTTGCGCAGGAAGTGGCGGATGAGGAGGGGGATGTCGTCCCTGCGCTTGCGGAGCGGCGGGATCTCGAGGCGGATCACGTTGATGCGGTAGAAGAAATCCTCCCGGAAGCGACCCTCGGCCACCTCCTTTTCGAGGTCGCGGAGGGTCGAGGAGATCAGGCGGAAATCGACGTCGATCGGGTGCCGCTCACCGATCCGGAGGATCTTCTTCTCCTCGAGGACCCGCAGCAGGTCCACCTGCATCTTGGCGCTGATCTCGCCGATCTCATCGAGGAAGAGGGTCCCGCCCGAGATGACTTCGAGGAAGCCCTTGCGGTTCTTGTCCGCGCCGGTGAAGGCGCCCTTCTGATGCCCGAAGAGCTCGCTTTCGAGGAGGCTTTCCGGCATCGCCCCGCAGTTGATGGCGATGAAGGGGCTGTTGGCCCGGTGGCTCTTGGCGTGGATGGCCTTGGCCACGAGTTCCTTCCCCGTGCCGGTCTCCCCCGTGATGAGGACGGAGGAATCGCTCTGGGCCACCTCGGGGATGAGATCGAAGATGACCTGCATGGCTTCGGACTGCCCGATGATGTTGTCGAAGCGGGTCTTCTCGGCCAGGAGTCCCTTGACGTAGCGGTACTTCCCGAGAAGCTCCCGCTGGCCGGCGATCTTCTCGAGGACAAGGGTCATCTGATCGGGGCGGAAGGGCTTGAGGAGGTAGTCGCTCGCCCCCATCTTCATGGCATCCACCGCCGAGGCGATCGAACCGTAGGCGGTGATGATCACGACCGAGGTGTCCGGATACTCCTGCTTGACACGCTCGAGCAGTTCGAGGCCGCTCATCTTGGGCATCTTGATGTCGACGAAGAGGACGTCGAAGGGGACCTTCTCGAGCTTTTCGAGGGCCTCGAAACCCGAGGCGGCGGTCTCGACCACGTGGCTGAACTTCTTGAACCACTGGTAGAGGGACTCCCGGACGATCTGTTCGTCGTCGACCACCATGATCTTCAGCTTTTCCTGCATGTCACTCCCCCTCTTCCGGGTTCAGGACGGGAAAGCTCAATGTGACGCGGGTCCCGCGGCCCTCATCGCTCTCGACCCCGATCCGCCCGTCATGCCCCTTGACGACGCCAAAGACGATCGACAGCCCGAGACCGGTCCCTTTCCCCTCCGGCTTGGTGGTGAAAAACGGGTCGAAGATCTTGGAGAGGGTCTCCTTCGCGATGCCGCAGCCGGTGTCCTCCACGCTCACCTCGGCCCAGTCGCGGCCCTCCTCGGCGGCCGCCCGCGACCGGATGGCGACCGTCCCTCCTTCGGGGGTCGCCTCGATGGCGTTGAAGATCACGTTCAGAAAGCACTGCTGAAGCTGGTTCGGATCGCCGCGGATGAAGAGCGGCCGGCCGGACAGGGAGAGGTCGAGCGTCAGGTCCTGGAGCTGCATGTGGTGCCTCGTCAACGTGATGACGGACTGGAGGGTCTCGTTGATGTCCACCTCCTTCCGCTCCATCGAGGACTCCCGGGCGAACGACAGGAGCCCGGATACGATCCGTCCGCAGCGCTCGAGTTCGCTGCACATGAGCTCGAGGTACTGCTTGAACTGCTCCAGATCGCCCTGTTCGGGGAGGGCCTTCTCCTCGAGGATGGTGCGCATCAGGTGCCCGAAGGTGAGCATTCCCTGGATGGGGTTGTTGATCTCGTGGGCGCAGCTCGCCGAAAGCTTGCCGAGGCTCAGGATCCGATCCTCCTGGACGAGCTTGCCGAGGTTCGTCTTCAACTCCTCGAGGCGCATCTCCCAGCGCGACGGGAGTTCCTGGGTGATGTCGCGGCGGATCTCGATCACCCGCACGACCTTCCCCGCCTCGTCCTTGACCGGGTAGGTCTCGAGGGTGGCGTAGGCGCTGCGCCCGTCCGCGTCGATCCGTTCGTGGATCACGTGCGCGCGCTCGCCGGTGCGCATCGTCTCGAGCATCGGGCAGGGCATCTCCGGCTGCCACTCCGAGCAAGGCGAGTTGAACCCGTAGATCGTCTCGTAGCAGCGCTTCCCGACCGCCTCCTTCAAGGACCGGCCGACCGCCTGCAGATAGGCCTGATTGGCGTCGAGGATCGTGAAATCCGGGTCGAGCAGGATGATCGCCTCGTGGGTCTGGTGGAAGAGGAGGTCGGCCATGCTTTTTTCGAGGAGCACCTGCCGGTCGGCGTCCTGGCAAAGGGTTTCGCCGGAAAGGAACCGCTCCTGCAGGAAGCGGAAGAGGTCGCGGTCGACCACCCACACGCCCTGCGGACGCCGCCGCACAAGGTCCACAAAGACCTGCGGGTCGCGCGTGAGGTCGAGGATCCCGTCGAGGTCCGGCGCAGCGAGGACGGAGGCGTAGTCCTCGGCCGTCGGGATGCCCATCTCGGCGGCCAGCCGCATGCCCTCGGCGGAGGGGTCGGGGTCGCAGACGGCGCGGATCTCCACCTTCACCCGCGAGATGGCCGGCTCCCGCACGGCTTCGAGAAGGGAGCGACAGGTCCGTCCGCCGCCCACAACGGCGAGGCGGAGGACGGATCGGGATGGACCGGTGGATCGTGCGGCGGGCGCTTTCATAGGCAGGCAGGTCCCCGATTCAAAACGTTTTTTTGTCTCATCGAAGCAGCATAGACTATTTCGAGGCCGTGCACAACCAGGGCCCCGAAATATCGGGGTGCGCACCTACGAATATCGGCACGACCTTCGGGTCATTCTACAAGGCACAACCAGGACGGCGAAATTTCCTGGCGCGCACCCCCGGGGCGGAGCCGAATCTCGGGGCAGGCTTGACGGCTCCGGGTACCCCTGGGGCCCGCGCCCTTGGGCGGATGGCCGGAAGCAGAATTCAGATCTGGTCGATCATCGCCATGATCTGGGCGTCATCGAACCCTTTCAGGCGGATGGCGCCGCTCCGGCAGGAGGAGACGCAGAGCCCGCAGCCCTTGCAAAGGGCCGGGTTCACCTCCGCCGGACCCTTTTCGGAGAAATGGGGCGCATTGAACGGGCAGACCGTCACGCACACCCCGCACTGGCTGCACAGGCCGGTTGCCACCTCGGCGACGGTGCCGCTCACCGAGACCTTGGCCGCCGCGAGGTAGCCGGTCGCGCGCGATGCGGCCGCCAGGGCCTGCGAGATGCTCTCGTCGAGCGTTTTGGGGTAGTGGGCCAGGCCGCAGAGGAAGACCCCCTCCGTCGAGAAGTCGACGGGCCGCAGCTTCGCGTGGGCCTCGATGAAGAAGCCGTCGCTGCTCGTCGGGATCTTGAAGAACTGCGCCAGGGCCGTGCCGTCCGGCGGGACGATCGCCGTCGCGAGGACGAGGAGGTCCGAGCGCAGCTGCAGCGGGCGCTGCAGGACCGGGTCCGTCACCGTGATGTCCACCCCCTCGGGCGTGGTGCCCACCCGGGGCTTGTCGTCCGGCTCGTAGCGGATGAAGACCACGCCCGCCTCCCGCGCCTGGTGGTAGAGCTCCTCCCGCTCCCCGTAGGTCCGCAGATCGCGGTACAGGACCGTGACGGCCATGCCGGGGTTCAGCCGCTTCAGCTCGAGCGCGCTCACCATCGAGTGGGTGCAGCAGACGCGGCTGCAGTAGGGCCGCTCGGGCTCGCGCGAGCCGACGCACTGGATGAAGACCGCCGAGCCGATCTGCGCGAGGGACGGGTCGCGGTCGAGGAAGCGCCGGTCGAGCTCGAGGTGGGTCAGGATCCGCGGGTCCGTGCCGTAGGCGTATTCCTGCGGGCGGTGCTCGACCCCGCCGGTGGCGATGACCGCGACCCCATGGCGGATCTCCACCGGGCCGGCGCCGTTGCCGTCGATCCGGGAGACGAAGTTCCCGACGAAGCCGTCCACCCCGGTCAGCTCCGCCCCGAGGTGGAGATGGATGTGCGGGTGCCCTTCCACTTCCACGACCAGGCCCTTCAGGTAGGACTGGATGTCCTCCCCCTTCCAGGTGCGCGAGAGGCCGAGTGCCTGGCCGCCGAGGCGCGGTGAGCGTTCGACGAGGTGGACCTCGTAGCCCTGGTCCGCCATGTTCTTCGCGGCGACCATGCCCGCCACCCCGCCCCCGACAACGAGGGCCGACGGTTCGACGCCGAGCTGCTCCTCGCGGAGGGATTCGAGGAGGCCGGCCTTCGCCACCGCCATGCGGACGAGGTCCTTGGCCTTTTCGGTCGCGGCGCGCGGGTCGTTGCTGTGGACCCAGCTGTCCTGGTTCCGGATGTTGGCCATCTCGAAGAGGTACTTGTTGAGGCCCGCGTTCTGGAGCGTCTCCTGGAAGAGCGGCTCGTGGGTCTTGGGCGTGCAGGCGGCCACCACCACGCGGTTGATCCCCTGCTCCCGGATCACCTCGGCCATCTTGACCTGGGTGTCCTGCGAACAGGTGTAGAGGTTGTCCTCCGCGTAGACCACGTAGGGGAGCGTTTTGGCGTACTCCCGGACGGAGGGGACGTCCACCACGCCGCCGATGTTGATCCCGCACTGGCAGACGAAAACGCCGATGCGCGGAGGCTCGCCGACGACCGGGCGCTCGGCCGGGAGGACCTTCTCCTGCGTGCAGCTCCAGCGGGCGCCGCACAGGGAGCTGCCGGCGGCCGCAGCGGCGGCCGAGGCCTCGGTGACCGACTGCGGGATGTCCTTGGGGCCCTGGAGCGCACCGCAGACGTAGACGCCGGGGACGGAGGTCGCCACGGGGGCGAAGCTCGTCGTGGCGGCGAAGCGGTTGGGGCCGAGCTCGACGCCGAGGCGCTCGGCGAGCTGCACCGCCGCCTCGGGGACCTGGAACCCGGTCGAGAGGACCACCAGGTCGAAGACCTCGCTTTCGAGGTTTCCGGCCTCGTCCGCATAGCGGATCACGAGGTCGCCGTTGCCCGCCGGCTCGACGCTGTGGACGCGGGAGCGGATGAAGCGGACGCCGTGCTCATCGCGCGCGCGGTCGAAGTACTCCTCGAACTCCTTCCCATGCGTGCGCATGTCCATGTAGAAGATCGCCGTGTCGAGCGTGCCGTGGGCGTGCTGCTTGGCGATGACCGCCTCCTTGATGGCATACATGCAGCAGACCGAGGAGCAGTAAGGCTTC containing:
- a CDS encoding FAD-dependent oxidoreductase, with protein sequence MLPGNQGGVEGSVMVVGAGIAGMQAALDLANAGYYVHLVDRAPSIGGMMAQLDKTFPTNDCAMUIISPKLVEVGRHLNIHLVTNTEVESLEGEPGRFRATLKINPRFIDPAKCTGCGQCAAVCPVTAVNEFDCGLGRRTATYIQYAQAVPLAYIIDRELCIGCGMCQKVCLADAVQYDDQPRHSEVTIGAVVLATGSEVMDPSDLKPYSYGESPNIITSIEFERILSASGPFSGHLMRPYDREEPRKIAWLQCVGSRSHNGGKPYCSSVCCMYAIKEAVIAKQHAHGTLDTAIFYMDMRTHGKEFEEYFDRARDEHGVRFIRSRVHSVEPAGNGDLVIRYADEAGNLESEVFDLVVLSTGFQVPEAAVQLAERLGVELGPNRFAATTSFAPVATSVPGVYVCGALQGPKDIPQSVTEASAAAAAAGSSLCGARWSCTQEKVLPAERPVVGEPPRIGVFVCQCGINIGGVVDVPSVREYAKTLPYVVYAEDNLYTCSQDTQVKMAEVIREQGINRVVVAACTPKTHEPLFQETLQNAGLNKYLFEMANIRNQDSWVHSNDPRAATEKAKDLVRMAVAKAGLLESLREEQLGVEPSALVVGGGVAGMVAAKNMADQGYEVHLVERSPRLGGQALGLSRTWKGEDIQSYLKGLVVEVEGHPHIHLHLGAELTGVDGFVGNFVSRIDGNGAGPVEIRHGVAVIATGGVEHRPQEYAYGTDPRILTHLELDRRFLDRDPSLAQIGSAVFIQCVGSREPERPYCSRVCCTHSMVSALELKRLNPGMAVTVLYRDLRTYGEREELYHQAREAGVVFIRYEPDDKPRVGTTPEGVDITVTDPVLQRPLQLRSDLLVLATAIVPPDGTALAQFFKIPTSSDGFFIEAHAKLRPVDFSTEGVFLCGLAHYPKTLDESISQALAAASRATGYLAAAKVSVSGTVAEVATGLCSQCGVCVTVCPFNAPHFSEKGPAEVNPALCKGCGLCVSSCRSGAIRLKGFDDAQIMAMIDQI